From a single Aggregatilinea lenta genomic region:
- a CDS encoding peptidoglycan DD-metalloendopeptidase family protein, whose translation MATPYDGKIAIWHWKGNSISEETIEDVVRTIKQWVPNVTQFWVKTSDGENWMGEFDTDRDLAIDGVASVDKWVRILSASGIEFHAWAVVKGQNITAEADRIIEVCNRPGVKSMVLDVEPYSGFWTVGKDPIRPLMTRIRRGVGGRFHIGMAVDPRPQHKPRIYPDEWRPFINSVHLQLYWETFQRPYQEVLKEGFETWGNYGVPVLPVFPGSAPRDEMAAASDLVVKTYKATGISWWRFGVIGPVEFPAINTSLEVDDTTPTEPTPSGGRYGIEVVVTPDSARYSQGSYTGQDADTLLSSFKGTWGWNVKYKTTATQASTVWARWDPDLVASGWYEVSVFVPARHATTGNARFKLHGVLGTSSELEIPIRQDPYYNVWVPLGTYQFDANNAQAGIVFLNDLTGESDKEIAIDAVRWRQIVGITPTNKYLADGYDVPTGTASERAAAEVWPGKWFDATGFARLYRQGTSSQAYHTGVDLNLNSPYWDSDKHSPVSAAASGVVTYANRVAGWGNIIVIRHDPLITTGQVLYGRYAHVESMKVKVGDRVVRGQQISNVGNGEGLYAYHLHFDLSPTSILSTQPWHWPGMNRDLLLQHYIDPQDFIKNNRPAKRD comes from the coding sequence ATGGCGACGCCGTACGACGGAAAGATTGCGATCTGGCACTGGAAGGGTAACTCGATTTCCGAGGAGACCATTGAAGACGTGGTCCGCACGATCAAGCAGTGGGTTCCCAACGTCACCCAGTTCTGGGTCAAGACCAGCGATGGCGAAAACTGGATGGGGGAGTTCGACACCGATCGTGACCTGGCGATTGATGGCGTGGCCAGTGTGGACAAGTGGGTGCGCATTCTCTCCGCCAGCGGGATCGAGTTCCACGCGTGGGCCGTGGTCAAGGGCCAGAACATCACCGCCGAAGCGGACCGGATCATCGAGGTGTGCAACCGTCCGGGCGTCAAGTCGATGGTGCTCGACGTCGAACCGTATTCCGGCTTCTGGACTGTGGGCAAAGACCCGATCCGCCCGCTGATGACGCGCATCCGGCGCGGGGTTGGGGGCCGTTTCCACATCGGGATGGCAGTCGATCCGCGCCCGCAGCACAAGCCGCGCATTTACCCCGACGAGTGGCGGCCCTTCATCAACAGCGTGCACCTCCAACTCTATTGGGAGACGTTCCAACGCCCCTACCAGGAAGTGCTCAAAGAGGGCTTCGAGACCTGGGGCAATTACGGCGTGCCGGTGCTGCCGGTGTTTCCCGGCTCGGCCCCGCGTGACGAGATGGCTGCGGCCAGCGATCTGGTGGTCAAGACCTATAAGGCGACCGGCATCAGCTGGTGGCGCTTCGGCGTGATCGGCCCGGTAGAATTCCCGGCGATCAACACGTCGCTGGAAGTGGACGACACCACGCCGACCGAGCCGACCCCCAGCGGGGGGCGCTACGGAATCGAGGTCGTCGTGACGCCGGACAGCGCGCGTTACAGCCAGGGATCGTACACCGGTCAGGACGCCGACACGCTGCTCAGCTCGTTCAAAGGCACGTGGGGCTGGAACGTCAAGTATAAGACGACGGCGACCCAGGCCAGCACCGTCTGGGCGCGGTGGGACCCGGATTTGGTGGCGAGCGGCTGGTACGAGGTCTCTGTATTCGTCCCGGCGCGGCACGCCACGACCGGTAACGCGCGCTTCAAGCTGCACGGCGTGCTGGGCACGTCCTCAGAGCTTGAGATCCCGATCCGCCAGGACCCGTATTACAACGTGTGGGTGCCGTTGGGCACGTACCAGTTCGACGCCAACAACGCCCAGGCCGGGATCGTGTTCCTCAACGACCTGACGGGCGAATCCGACAAGGAGATCGCGATCGACGCGGTGCGCTGGCGTCAGATCGTGGGCATCACGCCGACCAACAAGTATCTCGCGGATGGCTATGACGTGCCGACCGGCACCGCTTCCGAGCGGGCCGCTGCGGAAGTGTGGCCTGGTAAGTGGTTCGACGCGACCGGCTTCGCGCGGCTCTACCGCCAGGGCACGTCGAGCCAGGCGTATCACACCGGTGTGGACCTGAACCTCAACTCGCCGTACTGGGACTCGGACAAGCACAGCCCCGTGTCGGCGGCGGCCTCGGGCGTGGTGACCTACGCGAATCGCGTGGCAGGCTGGGGCAACATCATCGTGATCCGGCACGACCCCTTGATCACGACCGGGCAGGTGTTGTACGGGCGGTACGCGCACGTCGAGAGCATGAAGGTCAAGGTTGGCGATCGCGTCGTGCGCGGCCAGCAGATCTCCAACGTCGGCAACGGCGAGGGACTGTACGCCTATCACCTGCACTTCGACCTCAGCCCGACGAGCATCCTGTCCACGCAGCCGTGGCACTGGCCGGGCATGAACCGCGACCTGCTGCTTCAGCACTACATCGATCCGCAGGACTTCATCAAGAACAACCGGCCTGCCAAGCGCGACTGA